Genomic segment of Dromiciops gliroides isolate mDroGli1 chromosome 3, mDroGli1.pri, whole genome shotgun sequence:
ACTCATGACTGCAAGCACTCTGCTCTATCCTGGAACTGTGATCTGGAACTGGATAATGGTCCATGGAGTTGCCAAGCACACCCAAGCACAGTCAGTCCTGTTCCCAGTGTCTCCATGAGtcttctgtaatctctttctgactggTTGTCCAATAGTCCTTACTGTGATCAGTTCAGTCTCTACCTCAGTGGGACAGACCTCTCACTTTAACCTCTCAAGTTGTCTTTAGCTCAAAAAGTATCTCAGAATTTGATATGTCAGAATTTGATTTGATGtcctattttaaagttatttggaggggaatgttgggacaGTTCAGCTGGAGCTCCCTCTAttcccccatcttggctccacctccctgCAGGAAACTTTCAGTGATTCTTATTCCTTCTGAAAGTGCCAGCCTGTtattcttctacctttctctgtCCAACCTCTGTAAGTAGCAATCCCTCCTTACTTGCTGCCTTCGCTTCTTTATCACTTTACTTATTCTACTGGTTTCTGAAAGTGGAAGAACTGGCATTTTTATATACCACCCTGTGGAAATGAGTCTCACCATATAAAGCACCAGTGATCACATAACTGGTAAATTAAAAGGCCTCTTCTTAATCCCCACACACCCTAATTTCTCTGTCATACATAACATCATTGATcatcttttttcataataaacatttttgtttaaggttttgaattccaaattctatccattcttcccttctttccttccgcCCTCACTGaggtgttaagcaatcagatataggttatacacatgcaattatgtaaaacattaccatataagtcattttatatgagacaacttgaataaaagaaaaaaatgaaagtgaaaaatagcatgcttcagcctgtgaaTTATTGATGATCTTCATATTCTCTTCCCTCTTGTGTTATGCAGTATTGGTtctctaggttttttgtttgtttgttttgttgttattttgtttttgcttaaccATTCTTCTCTGAGTGAAGAAGAAAGATCAGAGTGCTAATACTTtgctcagttatttttcagtcatgtctgactcttcatgactctatttggtgttttcctggcaaagacactggagtggtttgccattttcttctccattttattttacaagtgaggaaactgaggcaaacaaggtcaagtgactttcacagagtcatacaactaggaagtatctgaggtcagatttcagttgaggaagagttttcctgaatctaggctgagcattctatccattgcaccaactagTTACCCTGTGCTAATTTTAGAGGGAGGCAATTTACAAGAAATAGCTTCTTGAGCATTGTGGCTGTTTAAAAATGGTATGAGCTGCCTAAAGTGGGAGTGTGTTTTCTGTTTCTTGACGGTTACTGGGTATATTGAAGGGAAGGCACGGACATCACTTGTCatctccactttcttttttcttccctttttttataACGTTGACTCTCATGTGAGCTACATGTCTGCTTTagtctgacttttttttgtttgtttgttttgtttttggtgaggcaatgggggttaagtgacttgcccagggtcacacaactagtaagtgttaagtgtctgaggctggatttgaaatcagatcctcctgactccagggtcagtgccctatctactgcaccacctggctgcctcattTAGTCTGACTTCTTGATACAATCAGTAATGATGTTAGGATTTCAGTGGGTAAAGTAGAATGGTGTTGGAGAGATTCACACTGAATTGGCATGTGTCTGGTAAGGGGTAATCTTATCTGAATAGGAATCAGGGTTTATGGTGAGGTAGTAGGGCCATCCTAGTGTGACTAACTTTAAGGAAGCAACATAAGAAGAAGTAAATAAGAGTGGTATTTTGGTAGTGGTACAAGGAAATTGCTGACTGAAAAGAAATCATACATCAGAAGAGCTTGGTGCATTGGATGAGAAGACATACTTTCCTCTAGGTAGGCCAAGGGTGGGTAGCAATCAGATAGACCTTAGAGTAAGTTAAATTcaacttgataaatatttttaaatcagcTGCTGTGTGTAAGTCTCTGTGCTCAGCATTGGagagaaaatgattaaaaatgacatagtcggggcagcgaggtggcgcagtggataaagcacaggccttggattcaggagtacctgagttcaaatgtggcctcaaacacttgacactcactagctttgtgaccctgggcaagtcacttaaccctcattgccctgcaaaataaaaaaaaatattaaaaaatgacatAGTCTCTTAAACAAATAATATGAGCCATAGTATgttgaaggaaagcagaaatctagTCAAAGTGTTGTAAGAAATAGTACAGGTAAAAACCACTTTCAAATGGGATCAttaggaaggcttcatggaggaaatagCAACTAAGCTAAGCTCTGaagaaaggatttcaaaaatcagagataaggaaggagatcATTCCATTTATGATCATTGAATTACATGAGATCAAGGAGTAGCCTGTAGACAAATTTGGATGGAAAGTAGGATGATGGAAGGGTAGTAATGCAAATAATGTTGGAAAGCTAGGCTAGGTGCAGATCATAAGTCAACgataaggaatttatatttttatacttagGTCTGAGTAGAAATTTTCTAAATATGCTGAAGATGAAGCTATTGAAAGGAGAAGACACAAAAGTCTaccagaagcagaagagattttCTCTTCGATTAAATGAGGGATAGTTGTTGTTCTTGATGGGGAGAAAAGATGGAGCCACAGTAtcattttattcttctatttttttttttttttggtggggcaatgagggttaagtgaattgcccagggtcacacagctagtcaagtatctgaggccggatttgaactctggtcctcctgaattcagggccggtgctttattcactgtcacctagctggcccccccccccccagtattatTTTAAACCATTTCGCATTCTTGTCCTCACCTCTATCCTCTGCATAGCTTTGGTCTTGCTAGACTCCAAATGCCACAAATGCAAATTGTGCTTCCACATATAGCATGTATATTCAGCAATGCTTCTGGGGCAGGAGAGTAGAGTGAATATATTTCCTGTGGAGGTCCTTCTATATTTGACACCCTCAAGATATATCTGCTCTGCCCCATTCCTCCAAAAGTGAAAGCAGGTCCTGACTAATTGATGATCTGTACTCTCCTACAGTCATGTCTACACCagaggataatgatgatgaacCACACCATGGAAGAAGAGACCTGGAGAAGAAGTTGAGAGAATTGGGACTGGATCCTCAGTACTGGGTGCCTAAGCTGCAGGAATGCCTGGGTGTGACCTCTGCCCAGGCTTTACAACACTTACAACAGAGGGAAATCCTGACACTGAAATCCCAGGCCAAACATCCATGGGAGAAACAGGCATTGGAGAAACTTGTTCAGCTGTCAAGCAACCAGGGCTCAGAGGAGATGCAAGAGAAACACTGGGTGACAGTGAAGGAGAGACAAGAGTGGGCACAGTCAGCCTTAAAGGACCTTAAGGAGATGCAGGAAGCAGGCAAAAGCCGCCAGGAAGAGCttgtgaggaagaaagaagaggagctgAGGCAGGCCATGGAGATCCCACCCAAGTACTGGCCCCTTCCTGAGAAACCCCTAATGGAGGTCATAGAAAGCATGAAGAGGCACCTCAGTCTCATGGAATGCACACTCTCCCACAGGGAGAATCTTCCTGACAGGGAGCTCCTCAAACAGGTGTCAGGTGGCCTAGCCCTGCAGGGGATTTACCAAACCAACCACCCTGAGGATcttttggagaagagagaagaactgATCAGCCTCCCAGAGAACTTCTCTCTGCTTAGCCCAGAACAGGGAACAAGGATGGAAACAAAGGAGTTTTTGTCTTCTCATGAAGAGTCCATGTTTACCCAAAGCATGGAGAAATTGGGCTTCAGTGTTAGCTTCTTGGCTAAAGGTGGAGGTTGGGGATTTACCCTGGAGGGCAGCACCAGTGCCACCAGATCTTCTGAGTCTAGAGAGGCCCATAAGTCAAGCTCTGAGCACACTTACAGCTGTACCACCAAATTCAGCTATATCCCATTAGCCTCCTGCCACTTTGCAAGAGATCAGCTCCACCTTTCCAAGTCAGCTCTGCAAGAGTTAAAGCAGCTGGAGGAGCTTCTGAGCCTCTCCAGTGGTTCAGAATCCCTTCAAGTACTGAGGCAGAGATGTGAGGCATTTTTCCAAAGGTTTGGCTCTCATGTGAACCAGGGCCCTTTGCACTTGGGAGGGGTATTCTGGTGGAAAGCTGTAGCTGAAGGCTTCAGGTCAGAGGAGCTGCATGATGTGAAGAGACAAGCTTCAGAGGCACTAGATGTGTACATTGGAGGCAGCTACAGTGGTTTTGGAGTGACAGCTGCAGCCTCAGTAAATGCATCAAACTCTCAGTCCCAAATGGCTTCTCACAATACAAGGTCCACTAATTTGCAAGGAAGATTCCAAATGTCTGTATACCAAACAGGAGGCCCCCCAGAGGTGGATTCTCTCCCACAGTGGAAAGCTGGTCTTGTGGCCAGTAACCAGACCTGGTGTGTCATTGACAGAGGCCATCACCTAGTGCCTGTTTGGGACATAATTCTGTCTAACCATAGACAAGATTTTCAGGATCCTCTTCGAGTGAGTCGCTACCTCAAAGACACTTACACAACCCTGACTGGCCGATGTGCAAGGATCCAGGATGGAGAGGAGTTAGTGAGTGCAGTGGAGAATGCCAAGGCTTTTGTAGAAGAAGTGAAATCCTGGGAAATCACTGATCCTCAGGAGAAGCTGATGAAAATGATGGATTTCATGCAAAAACTGAGTGAGAAAactaggaataataatacctggaTTAATATCTGTCTCAAAGACCTGGCTCTGCAGCAGTTCTTGGTGGGAATTGTCAACCTTTGCAAGGACTTCCCAGTTCATGAAAGTAAATTCATTAAATCTCAGTTACATAGCCTTCTGTATCCTCATGTGTATCAAGTGAGAGACTTCCCACAGAGTCACTCAATTATGCAGTGGGTTTTCCACTCAGCAAAGCAGCAAGAAGATATCCCTGTCACAGAGTTTACTGATTTCATTCAGCTCTTAGAAAAGGCAAAGAATGACCTTCTTGAAGTAAATCACAACTCAGAGTTCTCAGGAGAGGTGGAAGAAACTCAAAGAAATGTGACTTATAAGATCAGTTCCTCTCTCAGCTCCTTTCTGAAGGCCTTGAAACAGGCAGAGGAGTCAGGCACACACTTACTGCTACTTTCCTTTGCAGCTGCTGCAGGGTACAAGGAGGAAACCCAAACCTTCCACTGTCTCCTAGGATGTGAAGAATTAAATTTCTTGTTATGTGAAATGAAAGAAGCTCATGAAACATACCAGAAACTTAATAAGGACTGTGGCTATAGGGCTCAAGGGTTCCTACTGTTCACAGGGCTGACAGTAAGTCCTGGACCTAGTGCTGTGTCtgcagaagaaaagaagcaacGTTTGGAGCTTATGCAATCTCACATGGGGCACTTGTGGTGCAAAGAAGTGCTTCATGTCCTTGGGAAACCCAGGGTGCAGCATGATTGGGAAACTCTGGAgaaagacctcaatttcctcatcaggggAGAATATGAAGCTACAGTGACCTGTATACAGCTGGAACAGGTGAAAAAAGAGCTGGAAAGTGtctctcagagaaagaaaaagacacatCAACCAGAACCAAGTCCCACCAAACAGCATGAAGTGATAGAAAATTCCAACTTTCTAGACTTAGCCAAGAGGCTTGGTCTGGAATGTTACTATCCCAGGAAGATGGGCCGAGCAGATTTCCATATGATTTACAAGGCCTCTGTGCATGACACTCAGCCAGACACAGACAAGCAATTGCCCTTTTATTTCCTACAGAAGCTGCTGATGCTGGATTACAGACTGAGATACTTGGTTTGTAAAGATGATGGAGACTCAGTGGCCACTGGGACAAATCTGACAAATCTTGAGGATGAGATTTCAGATCCTTATTCTTTGTTTGAATGTGATGATATACCCTCTCTCTTCTTGTCCACAGGAAAGGCCCACATCCACCCAATGGACACCCAGATGATGATTTTTCACTGTGCAGATGATTTCATGAGACAGTACATTTCCAACAAACTTTCCATTTGTCAATTTGCTCTCCCCCTTGTGGTGCCCAATCCCTGTACTTCTGTAATAGAATTCCCCCTCTGGTCTCTCAGCCATGTCAAGAGAAGCTGGAGACAGGTGAAGAAATCAGAGGGAGAAGACACAGTCCTTAATTTCAATAACCAGCTCATCTCCCAGGCATCCATCCCCATTGTGTCCTTTATAAGAGTTGTGAATTCTGCTGCTTCTTCCAAATCTCAGATCTTAAACTCTCTGCTGAGTAAGCACAAACATGATGCTTTTTTCCACCGTCACTGCAGAGGCAGCAGCAAATCCTGCCTCCTAATGGGAGGTGTAGTAGaaatctcctggttctgtccaggggggagagatgaagacagatttgaaagcTGTGTTGCCTTCACTAATCTCCATGGAGATGCCAAAGATTATGAGCCACAGCTCAGATTTCTGCTGGAAATTGCTGCAGTCACAGTGGTCCTAGTGTCTACTTCTGATAAAAGTGAGAGGACCACCAAAATAGTTCGGGACCTGTGGAAATCACCAAAACCTTTGGTCTGTTTATTTGATGACAAAGAAAAGACTGTGGGCAATGATTCTGGCCAGAAAGTGATGATTGGGATCAGGAATAGAAATGAGGCTGAATTAATGGATGAACTTGCAAGTGTCATCAATAGCTTGCTGAAGTCTTCAGGTCCCTTTCGTAGTCTAGAGGACTGTGCTGAAGTTGCTCGCCAGCATGGCTTTCTTGTAGATGTAGACAGGAAGGAGTGTCAGGAGGCCAAGGGAAAAGCACAGGCTTTGGTGGCCCtcatgaaagaaatgaaattgtcTGAAATGAAGGAGAAATTACTGCCCCTTCAAGGAGAGCTTTGGCACCAGTGGTGTAAGAAGGATAAGGAGCTTTGTCACTTGAGAGAAAAGGGCAACCGAAGCCTTGAACAGCACAAAAGTGAGATtgagacagaaaaacaaataataagaCAAAAACAACTTAAGATGGCATTTCCCCTCAATGACTTGATGAGATCTGTGCTTCAAATCCTCCTGTCTCACTCAGAGAAAGACAAGAGCAGTGATCTGTACTTCCTGCAGTGGTTGAGTAAGTTTATGGACAACCTGACCAGAGGTCACCTGGAGAAACTCCAGAAGAAGTACAGCCAATTGTGGTCCCTGGTGCTGGCAGAAAACCAAAAGGGATCAAAGAGTGACTCTTTGCAATCCCACCAAATGGAACTAGAAGCTGtctccaaggagatcaaagattCCTCCTTGGGTATTGAACACCTCCTGAGAGAGGTTGGCCAAATCTATGAAGCACTGGAAGAATCTTCCTCCCAAGGGGACCCTGtgttcttctcccttcctcaaatTGCTGCTGACCTGATGCTTTCTGGGTACCCTCTTGAGCTGATGGATGGGGATGCTTCCTATGTACCTCTGAAGTGGGTAGCAGCTGTTTTTGACAGATTAATTGAGAAAATTGGAGACAAGAAGCTCTTTGTTCTCTCTGTCCTTGGCCTCCAAAGCACAGGGAAGTCCACTCTGCTGAATGCTATGTTTGGCCTCCAGTTTAATGTGAGTGCAGGGAGATGCACAAGAGGAGCTTACATGCAGTTGCTGAAGGTGGAGGAGACCCTGAGGGAAGAGCTGGGTTTTGGCTTTGTCCTTGTGGTTGACACAGAAGGGCTCCGGGCCCCAGAACTCAGCAGTAAATCACAGAATAGGGACAATGAGCTGGCAACCTTTGTTATTGGACTTGCAAACCTGACCTTGATCAACATATTTGGAGAGAATCCTTCAGAAATGCAAGACATCTTGCAAATTGCTGTCCAGGCCTTTCTGAGAATGAAACAAGTGAACATTTCCCCAAGCTGTCTCTTTGTGCATCAGAATGTAGGGGAAATCACTGCCAAAGATCAaaatgtggaaggaagaaggCGACTGCAGCAGAGACTGGATGAAATGGCAGCCATGGCTGCAGAACAGGAACAATGCTCAGATATCACCTGCTTCAGTGATGTCATTCGTTTTGATGTAAACACCCATGTCCATTACTTTGCTCATCTATGGGAAGGGGATCCTCCAATGGCCCCACCCAATCCCAGTTATAGCCACAACATCCAGGAACTAAAAAGAGGAATTCTCTTGGCTGCCAAAAAAGAATCCAAGGGCAGGATCCTGAAGATGTCTGAGGTGAAAATCCTCATCCACGATTTGTGGAAAGCCTTAGTGAATGAAAATTTCATCTTCAGCTTTAGGAATACCAGGGAGATCGTGGCCATGATGAAGCTTGAGGCAATGTATAACAACTGGACCTGGAATTTAAGAAGTCATGTGTTGGGTTTGCAGAACCAACTGACCAATCAGATTCAGAATGGAGAAATTCAGGATCTCTCGAGAAGTTCTATTGAGGATAACATTGCAGAAAAATATGAAGCCATCATGCAAGAACTTGAAAGGTActttgatgaagatgaagaaaatgaaatcctGATCCAGTGGAAGGGAAACTTTGAGAACAAACTGAGAAACCTTAAGGAGGCACTTGTTTCAGAAAGTATTAGAAAGTCCAATGATTTCCTTAGTTCAAGGAAAAGTCAAGACAAACTAGATCAAAAGAAATCAGAATATGAAAAAGAACTGTTGTTAAGAAGCAGAGGTATGGCCCTGTCTTTAATGGGTAAAGAATTAAGTGAGGAGCAGCTGAGAGAGAGATTCAGTCTACTTTGGAGTGAGTGGGTCTATGAAGTGTCCTCAAATTCCCCTCGTTTGAAAGACCCCAATATTGATATAGATTTGGAAAATGTCTTTCTGGACCATTTTAAACAGAAGCACAATGTGGTAAGCAAACTACGAGAgtattcccaaaggaaaaaatttttcattgattatgataaacatattttaatgaagaagaaatataaagtttACAGGCCCTCCATAGATGACAGCGATAAGATGACCATAAAGCAAACTACTGAAGACATTATGTCATTGGTCACTGAAACCATTGAAACCTATTCAAGAATGGGAAGGGATTATCATATAAGCTACTTCCATGAAATACTGAGATTGATAGACAAGAACACTGATTCTGCATCTGAAGAGGCAAGGTACACATTTACACATGAATATAAAATAGATTTGTCCTTATGTTTGTGCTATAGAGCAGCAGTTAACTTTAGGGATATGCACACAGCATTCAAGAAAGCACAGGATCCTGTCACATATCTGGAAAACAAGAGAGAGGATTTCTTTATATGTTTTAAGATTTCCTGTCAAGGGGCAACCTCCATCacagcatttgctgatttcctatGGAGCAAGCTCAGTGCTTCCCTACCTACAGCCATCTGGAAAAAGATAGCCCTAGACCTAGCTGGGGAGATCAGGGCTAACTGTCCCCCCTTCAGTGGAAACAGATCCAACCTGGAGAAACACATTCTCATCTCTCTGgctgaggaagaaaattttgagaATTATTGTGACTACATTTACAAGCCAAAagcttttttaaagaattacattgAGAAAAAGATCCAAGCATACTGTTTAAgtagagaaaatgagaaattgaaGAATTTTTTAAGTAATAGTTTGGAATTTTTTAAGAAAGTCATCCTCTCTGCTATTCATGAGTCAACTCTGATGGCTAAGGACCAAAACAATTCTGCATCTGTGTGGCTAGACAAATTGTGTAATCAGCTTGGGCGTCATTTGACCCTTCCAAGAGGAGACTTAAGAAGCATTGAACACCAGGAGATAACTGACATTGAATTCCTCAAGGAAGCCATGAATGAACACCTGGATACCAGGATGCAAAAGGTAGGACAGGCCTGTGAAGTGGAATTCATGGAGAAAGTTGTACCTGAGATTCAGGCCATGCTCTCTGATCAGCTCAGTGGCTGTTGGAAGCAATGTCCCTTTTGCAAGGCAATCTGTACAAACACAATCCCAGATCATGATGGGGAGCACAGTGTCCCTTTCCATCGTTCTCAGGCTGTCAATTCCTACAGATGGGAAAACACAGATGAGTTTTCCCTTGATTTCTGTACTAGTAATGTAGCAAGTGAAATTCTCTTTATTCTTCCAGATGGCAGGAGATTCCCATATAAGACTTATCGTCAGGCAGGTGGCGAATATGCCACATGGAACATCACTCCAGACACATCAGCCCAGCCATACTGGaaatggtttgtttggtttttcaagTCACAATTAGAACAAAAACATAATCTCAAGTTCAAGGGCAGAGGTCAGATTCCTGATGCATGGTACAGAGTGACCAAGCAAGATGTGCTGAATGACCTGAATAAACAATAATTCTCAGTAATACCtgattctattgtattttaattagATACACATTTACTATAATTTTAAAGATAGCAATTTAATAGAAGCAACATTGCCTTAACCCAGATTATGTTATAAAATAGTCCTCCTCAAAACTTTTTGTCActgagttaaaaaaagaaagattagtgAAACAGACTAGATAACTGAGTCAGAAACAGTTGACCTAGATAAGCTAGTCTTCAAAATACCaagaaaatgatttatttgtGGAAGAACCCTAGTGTGCAGGAATTATGGTGAGGAAATCAAATACTgattttgtgttttatatttgattctattcTGCAAATTCATTCTGTATTTTATATAACAACTGTCATGATGAATATATAAACGACCTGGATTTGAtagagctgccttattatccaaaagaattttgTGAAAATTTGGATTAATAAGGTCAAAATGCCCTCCAACTGAGCATGTCAGGCAAACCTCAAAATCATTTGGGTACTACATATCATTTGTGTCTCCAAATGTCTGGGAAGTTTGTATCTAGCAAATAAGTCCCTATGTACTGATTTCTTTCCTCAGAATAATAAGTAGAATTTATTGCTCTCTAAGGAATACCTCTGTCTGTTGGAGCCATCCTTGTAAACACATCTGAGCATTTTTGTCCTTGATTACCCCTTTTGAATCACATAATATTAACTTAGCATTTACTTAATATGGGTCTgaggtaactctccttgagaagctaaactaaaggacagacacacctaagaagcaaGGGGGATAAGCCTATTAAGCATGGCTAGTGCTTGAGTGGCTGTCAGGGGACAAAGATAACTCTAGAAGTCAGAACCACCACCCCTCATTTAAatctttcccatcccaccccttattcaagctttccccaaccccaaagggaactttccattgtcaggggGTTGGTCACCCCATCCACCCTCTATGAAAGCTTTGGCTTCCCCTCcattggggggaggagaaaagatgtCTCCATGCCATTTCCTCCCCAAGCTGGAAGTCTTCCTTCttagtcactttctctaagcacccaaataaaagaccatttttattctaattggattgtgtgtgggagttgtaattctttacagaggaatacttaAGGACCCCCCACCTGTGTTTTTCACCCCTAACAAAACTGAATCGCCTTTCATACATTCTTGTTATAGTGTCTGCTTCTAAGTtgaattgttaaactgatttgtatttcaCACATTCTTGTTATAAGGTTTACTTttaagttgatttgtatcatACTAATGAAACTGCTAGCACCCTGTACTGATAAGATCTGTAACCAGTGAACAGAGCAACTTTATATATCTTCAGAAAGAGGGAATCTTTGAGCTCATTTTTGGAATGAGTCTCCTATGTACTTGCTGTTTGTTTTTGGGA
This window contains:
- the LOC122749132 gene encoding interferon-induced very large GTPase 1-like, with the protein product MSTPEDNDDEPHHGRRDLEKKLRELGLDPQYWVPKLQECLGVTSAQALQHLQQREILTLKSQAKHPWEKQALEKLVQLSSNQGSEEMQEKHWVTVKERQEWAQSALKDLKEMQEAGKSRQEELVRKKEEELRQAMEIPPKYWPLPEKPLMEVIESMKRHLSLMECTLSHRENLPDRELLKQVSGGLALQGIYQTNHPEDLLEKREELISLPENFSLLSPEQGTRMETKEFLSSHEESMFTQSMEKLGFSVSFLAKGGGWGFTLEGSTSATRSSESREAHKSSSEHTYSCTTKFSYIPLASCHFARDQLHLSKSALQELKQLEELLSLSSGSESLQVLRQRCEAFFQRFGSHVNQGPLHLGGVFWWKAVAEGFRSEELHDVKRQASEALDVYIGGSYSGFGVTAAASVNASNSQSQMASHNTRSTNLQGRFQMSVYQTGGPPEVDSLPQWKAGLVASNQTWCVIDRGHHLVPVWDIILSNHRQDFQDPLRVSRYLKDTYTTLTGRCARIQDGEELVSAVENAKAFVEEVKSWEITDPQEKLMKMMDFMQKLSEKTRNNNTWINICLKDLALQQFLVGIVNLCKDFPVHESKFIKSQLHSLLYPHVYQVRDFPQSHSIMQWVFHSAKQQEDIPVTEFTDFIQLLEKAKNDLLEVNHNSEFSGEVEETQRNVTYKISSSLSSFLKALKQAEESGTHLLLLSFAAAAGYKEETQTFHCLLGCEELNFLLCEMKEAHETYQKLNKDCGYRAQGFLLFTGLTVSPGPSAVSAEEKKQRLELMQSHMGHLWCKEVLHVLGKPRVQHDWETLEKDLNFLIRGEYEATVTCIQLEQVKKELESVSQRKKKTHQPEPSPTKQHEVIENSNFLDLAKRLGLECYYPRKMGRADFHMIYKASVHDTQPDTDKQLPFYFLQKLLMLDYRLRYLVCKDDGDSVATGTNLTNLEDEISDPYSLFECDDIPSLFLSTGKAHIHPMDTQMMIFHCADDFMRQYISNKLSICQFALPLVVPNPCTSVIEFPLWSLSHVKRSWRQVKKSEGEDTVLNFNNQLISQASIPIVSFIRVVNSAASSKSQILNSLLSKHKHDAFFHRHCRGSSKSCLLMGGVVEISWFCPGGRDEDRFESCVAFTNLHGDAKDYEPQLRFLLEIAAVTVVLVSTSDKSERTTKIVRDLWKSPKPLVCLFDDKEKTVGNDSGQKVMIGIRNRNEAELMDELASVINSLLKSSGPFRSLEDCAEVARQHGFLVDVDRKECQEAKGKAQALVALMKEMKLSEMKEKLLPLQGELWHQWCKKDKELCHLREKGNRSLEQHKSEIETEKQIIRQKQLKMAFPLNDLMRSVLQILLSHSEKDKSSDLYFLQWLSKFMDNLTRGHLEKLQKKYSQLWSLVLAENQKGSKSDSLQSHQMELEAVSKEIKDSSLGIEHLLREVGQIYEALEESSSQGDPVFFSLPQIAADLMLSGYPLELMDGDASYVPLKWVAAVFDRLIEKIGDKKLFVLSVLGLQSTGKSTLLNAMFGLQFNVSAGRCTRGAYMQLLKVEETLREELGFGFVLVVDTEGLRAPELSSKSQNRDNELATFVIGLANLTLINIFGENPSEMQDILQIAVQAFLRMKQVNISPSCLFVHQNVGEITAKDQNVEGRRRLQQRLDEMAAMAAEQEQCSDITCFSDVIRFDVNTHVHYFAHLWEGDPPMAPPNPSYSHNIQELKRGILLAAKKESKGRILKMSEVKILIHDLWKALVNENFIFSFRNTREIVAMMKLEAMYNNWTWNLRSHVLGLQNQLTNQIQNGEIQDLSRSSIEDNIAEKYEAIMQELERYFDEDEENEILIQWKGNFENKLRNLKEALVSESIRKSNDFLSSRKSQDKLDQKKSEYEKELLLRSRGMALSLMGKELSEEQLRERFSLLWSEWVYEVSSNSPRLKDPNIDIDLENVFLDHFKQKHNVVSKLREYSQRKKFFIDYDKHILMKKKYKVYRPSIDDSDKMTIKQTTEDIMSLVTETIETYSRMGRDYHISYFHEILRLIDKNTDSASEEARYTFTHEYKIDLSLCLCYRAAVNFRDMHTAFKKAQDPVTYLENKREDFFICFKISCQGATSITAFADFLWSKLSASLPTAIWKKIALDLAGEIRANCPPFSGNRSNLEKHILISLAEEENFENYCDYIYKPKAFLKNYIEKKIQAYCLSRENEKLKNFLSNSLEFFKKVILSAIHESTLMAKDQNNSASVWLDKLCNQLGRHLTLPRGDLRSIEHQEITDIEFLKEAMNEHLDTRMQKVGQACEVEFMEKVVPEIQAMLSDQLSGCWKQCPFCKAICTNTIPDHDGEHSVPFHRSQAVNSYRWENTDEFSLDFCTSNVASEILFILPDGRRFPYKTYRQAGGEYATWNITPDTSAQPYWKWFVWFFKSQLEQKHNLKFKGRGQIPDAWYRVTKQDVLNDLNKQ